In the Haloferula helveola genome, one interval contains:
- a CDS encoding AIM24 family protein, protein MDYRISGEIAQQVEIHPQQGDAFWCSRGSLMAFTDGIYWTLKVPGGVGGAVRRSLSGEGIALTRVEARKPDQKLLLASSQPGHIAVWDLADGPVVTTRGSFLAAWGEDVDISVTVARRAGAALFGGAGLFLQQVSGKGTVLIHGSGDFSEQLLAPGEEILVSTGHLAAFGGSIDYDIRGVSGCRKMLFGGEGLFMTSLRGPGRVLLQTLKRGRLGTQAPQ, encoded by the coding sequence ATGGACTACAGGATTTCCGGAGAGATCGCGCAGCAGGTCGAAATCCACCCGCAGCAGGGTGACGCCTTCTGGTGCAGCCGCGGATCGTTGATGGCATTCACCGACGGGATCTACTGGACACTCAAGGTGCCGGGGGGAGTTGGTGGCGCGGTGCGCCGCTCGCTTTCGGGAGAAGGCATCGCGTTGACCCGGGTCGAGGCGCGAAAGCCCGACCAGAAGCTGCTCCTCGCCAGCAGCCAGCCGGGACACATCGCGGTCTGGGATCTGGCGGACGGCCCGGTGGTCACGACCCGCGGATCATTTCTCGCGGCATGGGGCGAGGACGTCGACATCAGCGTCACGGTGGCGCGACGCGCGGGTGCCGCGCTTTTCGGCGGCGCCGGCCTGTTCCTCCAGCAAGTGTCCGGAAAGGGCACGGTGCTGATCCACGGCAGCGGTGACTTTTCCGAACAGCTTCTGGCGCCGGGTGAGGAGATTCTCGTCAGCACCGGGCATCTCGCGGCGTTTGGAGGCTCGATCGACTACGACATCCGGGGCGTCAGCGGTTGCCGCAAGATGTTGTTCGGCGGTGAAGGGCTCTTCATGACAAGCCTGCGCGGACCGGGACGAGTGCTGCTGCAGACGCTGAAACGGGGACGTTTGGGGACCCAAGCGCCCCAGTAG
- a CDS encoding beta strand repeat-containing protein codes for MKKTQLLPSEAGTRITLALLALTCAATAAPFAKFHGKDGDFLTDETGNGRDLIEQFSGSAKVVYHPAGFFRFPGTEGADEAWVEWTGGGGSPQFTVSFWMRSPSWSQGSFQGFYTNVEPGSFDYQMDLNGTDFRLLSDPGVAITTPAAAFPVNTWLHVVIRKTGSGAEWYITEVGQPSVNLIGTDPLNLGGIQAIRFATNRNRDSFPECDIANVQVYNDDTVDLNLLLAEGPDLNPVIEWDPADDDAGGAGNWDTASLSWQPATGDTPNATWAPNDGTQIAFLGGSGDVVTLTEPISVDELHVGATNYTIDSATAADTLTIASSIFNNRTLTISSPLAGSGAISKQGGAQIFLSGDSPGFSGSYSTDDGETFVTSDDWSNASFITTNDLLHFDNGGGTVTVNSVSLDTGLRVNNGTRLDIAGGILGQIGGGGWISTETGTLGSLTSSGGTLNLTFEPTVTQTIQLMVGVEDFDGGTPLALNIVGAAPGTNNNLNILEPTSYTGGTTIDDIRVFVGTDNAFGTGPVDVLDEAQISLLGTTVTNDVSLTGLGWTGGANVSGAMRFADGSTMSGNTTIAPSGSRITVSGGTALMSGDLLGSGNLEYGIFGNPGFFGTLDFTGAGAGYNGLLTISTGLVNFYGNGVAGDVIVDDTGELGGNGTVAGKLTLGTTGGATLRATAGGFNTTDLVLNGTTNLDFYAYPMAPGTPIPVLSYSGTLSEDGAAGIGDNFALLNPANHRSFGIVDNAMTLEVDLGSLALLFDGTLPDWDVGNTVNWNAGTERFFDGDTVTFDDTAASSAVKISGPLPNPAAITVNNNVLNYSIEGELGTSAGDLTKFGIGFLDLIVPDDNMPYTGNILIDSGTVALTGDTQALRNVESISVNPGGAFRVSAGNAGQDNLPPLKMLGGTLEVDDDDVFLFPASSTMSLAPATSSTLSGTGNFYPFTNSIAGPGNLIKDGTGTLDVTFADLDYTGTTTLNDGLIRIGAGFTAASTDWTINGGELRLGGDSGAPIENLPFTVQIVMTDGRFYVVDNKENTQLLAMDSTGGGFPTVEVDPATTSLTTNVLDLNGIDNRIKLPTTLTSVGPHPVITYTGGIVGVPGVNLVLDPATARPALWNDNAGTLEVTLQPQTHQWTGAASTFWEVGGPDTNWTSTDNLYYNFDAVEFTDVGAGTVLIDDADGDSYFPGKVTFSNTAGNDYALDGSSLQGDATFNVVGGGRVELLTTLDLLGDTTVSNGSILIASTDQADSIHDQSQITVGPTSELNITETNSIQRDDPASEGGLDGDIIIDGGTLTQSGGTHAHIGDITLLNQAQWTATSPDSFNDENVLLTGKVTVGGAIPSTIGPMTFGMAPQGLRTFEVADVTGDASTDLLITAELENSGGAGGVNKTGPGTLEFDAVNTYTGQTRVVEGTVTVNNTAQLYSTGGFFGNNGTTYVFIEGGTLETDRFGYGAARAFSELRNNYYSILIDGGTLRLTGNDPANDTLRSFSIGTNGATLEVAAGGFYRKLAGTVASQNIIYNDLGGDLTLTGEGTGVIEDDLGSYGAGWAGVSLIKDGPGTWLLEGTNTYTGDTLVNDGVLGGSGSVTSNVIVAADASLAPGSSAGTLTIDGNLDLTAPAAGSGILDFELDAIGASDQIVVTGDTALGNGVFGFSDFNFTNLGGLENGVYVLVQSGTLTGTFDGADLSGPIGSATGMLQINNQDIELVVTGAFTPFEDWIENTVFANPGVLASPADKLPGADPDGDGVDNIGEFGFDGDPTDGANNGKVFLVTADGDDGDADPELILTFAARLNAVFNAASPTLASVDGVDYSVAGTLDLSDFTAPVSVESTAVLPPGAPPLSVGWEYRSVSLDGSDNFPDKGFMRASATETP; via the coding sequence ATGAAAAAAACCCAATTGCTCCCCTCGGAGGCGGGGACTCGGATCACACTCGCCCTCCTTGCGCTCACCTGTGCCGCCACAGCGGCTCCCTTCGCCAAGTTTCATGGCAAGGATGGTGACTTCCTCACCGACGAGACCGGCAACGGTCGCGACCTCATCGAACAATTCAGCGGCTCGGCCAAGGTCGTCTATCACCCTGCGGGATTCTTCCGCTTCCCCGGCACCGAGGGTGCGGACGAGGCATGGGTCGAGTGGACCGGCGGTGGCGGATCACCCCAGTTCACGGTCTCCTTCTGGATGCGATCCCCAAGCTGGAGCCAAGGCAGCTTCCAAGGGTTCTACACGAACGTCGAACCGGGAAGCTTCGACTACCAGATGGATCTCAATGGGACCGACTTCCGCCTCCTCTCCGACCCGGGTGTCGCCATCACCACTCCGGCGGCCGCTTTCCCGGTGAACACCTGGCTCCATGTCGTAATCCGCAAAACCGGCTCGGGAGCCGAGTGGTACATCACCGAAGTCGGTCAGCCGTCGGTGAACCTGATCGGAACCGATCCACTCAATCTCGGCGGCATCCAGGCGATCCGTTTCGCGACGAACCGCAACCGCGATTCATTCCCGGAGTGCGATATCGCCAACGTGCAGGTCTACAACGACGACACGGTCGACCTGAATCTGCTCCTTGCCGAGGGACCCGACCTCAACCCCGTAATTGAGTGGGATCCTGCGGACGACGACGCCGGTGGCGCCGGCAACTGGGATACCGCATCGCTTTCGTGGCAACCGGCCACCGGAGACACACCGAACGCCACGTGGGCACCGAATGACGGAACCCAGATCGCGTTCCTCGGCGGGAGCGGAGACGTCGTCACGCTGACCGAACCGATCAGCGTGGACGAACTGCATGTCGGCGCGACCAACTACACGATCGACAGCGCGACCGCCGCCGACACGCTGACCATCGCCAGCTCCATCTTCAACAACCGGACGCTGACCATCTCCTCACCGCTCGCAGGCTCCGGGGCGATCTCGAAGCAGGGAGGCGCCCAGATTTTCCTGTCCGGTGACAGCCCCGGCTTCAGTGGCAGCTACAGCACCGATGATGGAGAGACCTTCGTGACTTCGGACGACTGGTCGAATGCCTCGTTCATCACGACCAACGACCTGCTCCACTTCGACAACGGCGGCGGCACGGTCACGGTCAACAGTGTCTCCCTCGATACGGGACTCCGCGTGAACAACGGGACCCGTCTCGATATCGCCGGGGGCATCCTCGGTCAGATCGGCGGCGGCGGCTGGATCTCCACCGAGACCGGCACCCTCGGCAGCCTGACATCGTCGGGCGGAACACTGAACCTGACCTTCGAACCGACCGTCACCCAAACAATCCAACTGATGGTGGGCGTCGAAGACTTCGATGGCGGCACCCCTCTGGCCCTGAACATCGTCGGCGCCGCACCGGGAACGAACAACAACCTCAACATCCTCGAACCGACCAGCTACACGGGCGGCACCACGATCGACGACATCCGTGTCTTCGTCGGCACCGATAATGCGTTCGGAACAGGCCCGGTGGATGTGCTCGACGAAGCTCAGATTTCCCTGCTCGGAACGACCGTTACAAATGATGTCAGCCTGACAGGGCTCGGCTGGACGGGCGGCGCGAATGTGTCGGGCGCGATGCGCTTCGCCGACGGCTCGACCATGAGCGGAAACACGACGATCGCTCCCTCGGGATCGAGGATCACGGTCAGTGGCGGCACGGCGTTGATGTCCGGCGACCTGCTTGGATCGGGCAATCTTGAGTATGGCATCTTCGGCAATCCGGGATTCTTCGGCACGCTCGACTTCACCGGAGCCGGTGCCGGCTACAACGGACTGCTCACCATTTCGACCGGTCTCGTGAACTTCTACGGCAACGGCGTCGCGGGCGATGTCATCGTCGATGACACCGGCGAACTCGGCGGCAACGGCACGGTCGCCGGCAAGCTGACGCTGGGCACGACGGGAGGCGCGACACTCCGCGCGACCGCCGGCGGTTTCAACACCACCGACCTCGTGCTGAACGGCACGACCAATCTCGACTTCTACGCCTACCCGATGGCGCCGGGAACCCCGATTCCGGTTCTCAGTTACAGCGGGACCCTGAGCGAAGACGGCGCGGCGGGCATCGGCGACAACTTCGCGCTGCTGAATCCCGCCAATCACCGGAGCTTCGGCATCGTCGACAACGCGATGACCCTCGAGGTCGACCTCGGCAGTCTCGCACTACTGTTCGACGGCACCCTGCCCGACTGGGATGTCGGCAACACGGTCAACTGGAACGCCGGCACCGAGAGGTTCTTCGATGGCGACACGGTGACCTTCGACGACACCGCCGCGAGCAGCGCGGTGAAGATCTCCGGCCCCCTGCCGAACCCGGCGGCGATCACGGTGAACAACAACGTCCTGAACTACTCGATCGAGGGAGAACTCGGAACCTCTGCCGGCGACCTCACAAAGTTCGGCATCGGTTTCCTCGACCTGATCGTTCCGGACGACAACATGCCCTACACCGGCAACATCCTGATCGACAGCGGGACCGTGGCTCTCACTGGGGACACCCAGGCGCTGCGCAACGTCGAGAGCATCTCGGTGAATCCGGGTGGCGCCTTCCGCGTCTCCGCGGGCAACGCGGGGCAGGACAACCTTCCCCCCCTGAAGATGCTCGGCGGCACGCTCGAGGTCGACGACGACGATGTGTTCCTCTTCCCGGCCAGCTCGACCATGAGCCTCGCTCCGGCCACCAGCAGCACCTTGTCCGGCACCGGCAACTTCTACCCGTTCACCAACTCGATCGCGGGACCCGGCAATCTGATCAAGGACGGCACCGGGACGCTCGACGTGACCTTCGCCGACCTCGATTACACCGGCACGACGACGCTCAACGACGGTCTGATCCGGATCGGGGCTGGCTTCACCGCCGCCTCGACCGATTGGACGATCAACGGCGGCGAACTCCGGCTCGGAGGTGACTCCGGCGCGCCGATCGAGAACCTGCCGTTCACGGTCCAGATCGTGATGACCGACGGTCGCTTCTACGTCGTCGACAACAAGGAGAACACCCAACTGCTGGCGATGGACTCGACCGGCGGCGGATTTCCGACCGTTGAAGTCGACCCGGCCACGACCTCGCTCACGACCAACGTGCTCGACCTGAACGGAATCGACAACCGGATCAAACTGCCGACGACCTTGACCAGCGTGGGGCCCCACCCGGTGATCACTTACACCGGCGGCATCGTCGGAGTGCCGGGTGTGAACCTCGTGCTCGATCCCGCCACCGCGCGGCCCGCGCTCTGGAATGACAACGCCGGCACCCTCGAAGTGACGCTCCAGCCGCAGACCCACCAATGGACCGGGGCGGCATCAACCTTTTGGGAAGTCGGCGGTCCCGACACCAACTGGACCTCGACCGATAACCTTTACTACAACTTCGACGCGGTTGAATTCACCGACGTCGGCGCCGGCACCGTGCTCATCGACGATGCCGACGGCGACAGCTACTTCCCGGGCAAGGTCACCTTCTCGAACACCGCCGGGAACGACTACGCTCTGGACGGCTCCAGTCTCCAGGGCGATGCGACGTTCAACGTGGTCGGCGGAGGCCGGGTCGAACTGCTCACCACTCTCGACCTCCTTGGCGACACCACCGTCAGCAATGGCTCGATCCTGATTGCCTCGACCGACCAGGCCGACAGCATCCACGACCAGTCACAGATCACGGTCGGCCCCACATCCGAGCTCAACATCACCGAAACCAACTCCATCCAGCGGGACGATCCTGCGAGCGAAGGTGGCCTCGATGGCGACATCATCATCGACGGCGGCACGCTCACCCAGAGCGGCGGCACCCACGCCCACATCGGCGACATCACATTGCTCAACCAAGCCCAGTGGACCGCCACCAGCCCGGACTCCTTCAATGACGAGAATGTCCTCCTTACCGGCAAGGTCACGGTGGGTGGAGCGATCCCCTCGACCATCGGCCCGATGACCTTCGGCATGGCGCCTCAAGGCCTCCGGACCTTCGAGGTGGCGGACGTGACCGGAGACGCCTCCACCGACCTGCTGATCACGGCCGAGCTGGAGAACTCGGGCGGCGCCGGAGGCGTCAACAAGACCGGCCCGGGCACGCTGGAGTTCGATGCCGTCAACACCTACACCGGGCAGACCCGGGTGGTGGAAGGCACCGTGACGGTGAACAACACCGCGCAGCTCTACTCGACCGGCGGATTCTTCGGAAACAACGGGACAACCTATGTATTCATCGAAGGCGGCACGCTGGAGACCGATCGATTCGGTTACGGTGCCGCCCGCGCCTTCAGCGAGCTTCGCAACAACTACTACTCGATCCTGATCGACGGCGGCACGCTGCGACTGACCGGCAACGATCCTGCCAACGACACGCTGCGTTCCTTCTCGATCGGCACCAATGGCGCGACACTTGAAGTCGCCGCGGGCGGCTTCTACCGGAAGCTTGCCGGAACGGTTGCCAGCCAAAACATCATCTACAACGACCTTGGCGGCGACCTGACCCTGACCGGCGAAGGAACGGGCGTCATCGAAGACGACCTCGGCTCGTACGGAGCCGGCTGGGCCGGAGTCTCGCTGATCAAGGATGGTCCGGGAACATGGTTGCTCGAAGGCACCAACACCTACACCGGAGACACGCTGGTCAACGATGGCGTGCTTGGTGGCAGCGGCTCGGTGACCTCGAACGTGATCGTCGCGGCCGACGCCAGCCTCGCTCCGGGCTCCTCGGCGGGCACCCTGACCATCGACGGCAACCTCGATCTCACCGCACCTGCCGCGGGCTCGGGAATTCTTGACTTCGAGCTCGATGCCATCGGAGCCAGCGACCAGATCGTCGTCACCGGCGACACCGCGCTTGGCAACGGCGTCTTCGGCTTCTCCGACTTCAACTTCACCAACCTCGGAGGACTCGAGAATGGGGTCTACGTTCTGGTTCAGAGCGGCACCCTGACCGGCACCTTCGACGGCGCCGACCTCAGCGGTCCGATCGGAAGTGCCACCGGCATGCTCCAGATCAACAACCAGGACATCGAGCTCGTCGTCACCGGGGCCTTCACGCCGTTCGAGGACTGGATCGAGAACACCGTGTTTGCCAATCCGGGCGTGCTTGCCAGTCCGGCCGACAAGTTGCCGGGTGCCGACCCGGACGGCGACGGTGTCGACAACATCGGCGAGTTCGGCTTCGACGGGGATCCGACCGACGGCGCCAACAACGGCAAGGTGTTCCTCGTCACGGCCGACGGTGACGACGGCGATGCCGACCCCGAGCTCATCCTCACCTTCGCCGCGAGACTGAACGCCGTGTTCAACGCGGCTTCCCCCACGCTCGCGAGTGTCGATGGCGTTGACTACAGCGTCGCCGGCACGCTCGACCTGTCCGACTTCACCGCACCCGTGAGTGTCGAGTCGACTGCCGTCCTGCCGCCCGGCGCACCACCGTTGAGCGTGGGCTGGGAATACCGCTCCGTCAGTCTGGACGGTTCGGACAACTTCCCCGACAAGGGCTTCATGCGCGCGAGCGCCACCGAGACGCCTTGA